One window of Enterobacter sp. RHBSTW-00175 genomic DNA carries:
- a CDS encoding MFS transporter, with product MNSSTNAVKRWWYIMPIVFITYSLAYLDRANFSFASAAGITEDLGITKGISSLLGALFFLGYFFFQIPGAIYAERRSVRKLIFICLILWGGCASLTGVVNNIPALAAIRFILGVVEAAVMPAMLIYISNWFTKSERSRANTFLILGNPVTVLWMSVVSGYLIQSFGWREMFIIEGVPAVIWAFCWWMLVKDKPSQAKWLSEDEKAALQAQLDKEQQGLKAVRNYGEAFRSRNVILLCAQYFTWSIGVYGFVLWLPSIIRSGGENLGMVEVGWLSSVPYLAATIAMVIASWASDKLQNRKLFVWPLLLIAAFAFIGSWAVGTNHFWASYTLLVIAGAAMYAPYGPFFAIIPEMLPRNVAGGAMALINSMGALGSFCGSWFVGYLNGATGSPSTSYIFMGVALFASVWLTLIVKPANNQQLPVGARHA from the coding sequence ATGAACAGTTCGACCAATGCAGTAAAACGCTGGTGGTACATCATGCCAATCGTGTTTATCACGTACAGCCTGGCGTATCTTGATCGTGCCAACTTCAGTTTCGCATCCGCCGCGGGCATCACTGAGGACCTGGGGATCACCAAAGGTATCTCTTCCCTGTTAGGTGCCCTTTTCTTCCTCGGCTATTTCTTCTTCCAGATCCCTGGCGCTATCTACGCCGAACGTCGCAGTGTTCGTAAGCTTATCTTTATCTGCCTGATCCTCTGGGGCGGCTGCGCTTCACTGACCGGCGTGGTGAACAACATTCCTGCCCTGGCCGCCATTCGCTTTATTCTTGGCGTGGTCGAGGCAGCAGTGATGCCAGCAATGCTTATCTATATCAGCAACTGGTTCACTAAATCTGAGCGTTCCCGCGCCAACACCTTTTTGATCCTCGGTAACCCGGTCACGGTACTCTGGATGTCGGTGGTATCTGGCTACCTGATCCAGTCATTCGGCTGGCGCGAGATGTTTATCATCGAAGGGGTTCCAGCGGTCATCTGGGCATTTTGCTGGTGGATGCTGGTAAAAGATAAACCCTCGCAGGCGAAATGGCTCTCTGAGGATGAAAAAGCGGCTTTGCAGGCGCAGCTGGATAAAGAGCAACAAGGCCTGAAAGCGGTACGTAACTACGGCGAAGCCTTCCGTTCCCGCAACGTCATTTTGCTGTGCGCGCAGTATTTTACCTGGAGCATTGGCGTGTACGGCTTTGTGCTGTGGCTGCCATCGATTATCCGCAGCGGCGGCGAAAACCTCGGCATGGTGGAAGTGGGCTGGCTGTCATCCGTGCCTTATCTGGCGGCAACCATTGCCATGGTTATCGCCTCCTGGGCCTCGGACAAACTGCAAAACCGTAAACTGTTTGTCTGGCCGCTGCTGCTGATTGCTGCCTTTGCCTTTATCGGCTCCTGGGCCGTGGGTACCAACCACTTCTGGGCATCTTACACCCTGCTGGTGATTGCCGGTGCAGCGATGTATGCCCCGTATGGCCCGTTCTTCGCCATCATCCCGGAGATGCTGCCGCGTAATGTGGCAGGCGGCGCGATGGCGCTCATCAACAGCATGGGTGCTCTGGGCTCGTTCTGCGGCTCCTGGTTTGTGGGCTATCTGAACGGCGCAACCGGCAGCCCGTCAACCTCGTACATATTTATGGGGGTAGCACTTTTTGCCTCAGTGTGGCTTACTTTAATTGTTAAGCCTGCTAATAATCAACAGCTTCCCGTCGGCGCGCGTCACGCCTGA
- a CDS encoding sugar kinase codes for MHKTLDVITIGEAMAMFVATQTGELSAVEHFFKRVAGAELNVATGLARLGLNVGWVSRVGDDSFGHFVLDTLKKEGIDAAGVTLDARFATGFQLKSKVENGTDPIVEYFRKGSAASHLSVNDYHAHYFASARHLHLSGVAAALSASSYELLDHAAAAMKAQGKTISFDPNLRPVLWKSEAEMVEKLNHLAFQADWVLPGVKEGIILTGQKTPEGIADFYLNKGVKAVVLKTGADGAWFKTAEGEQGAVAAVKVDNVVDTVGAGDGFAVGVISALLEGKTLHQAVSRGNKIGALAIQVQGDSEGLPTRAQLNE; via the coding sequence ATGCACAAGACGCTGGATGTAATCACCATCGGCGAGGCCATGGCAATGTTCGTTGCCACGCAAACGGGCGAGCTCAGCGCAGTAGAGCACTTTTTCAAACGCGTGGCAGGGGCAGAGCTGAACGTCGCGACCGGCCTGGCGCGCCTGGGATTGAACGTCGGCTGGGTAAGCCGCGTGGGTGATGACAGTTTTGGCCATTTCGTTCTGGATACGCTGAAAAAAGAGGGGATTGATGCCGCGGGTGTCACCCTCGATGCACGCTTCGCTACCGGCTTTCAGCTGAAATCTAAAGTCGAAAATGGAACCGATCCCATTGTGGAGTATTTCCGCAAAGGCTCGGCGGCAAGTCATCTGTCGGTAAACGACTATCACGCGCACTATTTCGCCTCCGCACGCCATCTGCACCTGAGCGGCGTGGCGGCAGCGCTCTCCGCCAGCTCTTATGAGCTTCTGGATCACGCGGCTGCGGCCATGAAAGCGCAAGGGAAAACGATCTCCTTTGATCCTAACCTGCGCCCGGTGCTGTGGAAAAGCGAAGCCGAAATGGTTGAAAAGCTTAACCACCTGGCTTTCCAGGCTGACTGGGTGCTGCCGGGTGTGAAAGAGGGGATCATCCTCACCGGACAAAAAACGCCGGAAGGGATCGCCGATTTTTATCTGAACAAAGGGGTAAAAGCCGTGGTGCTGAAAACCGGTGCCGACGGAGCCTGGTTTAAAACTGCCGAAGGTGAACAAGGCGCGGTTGCCGCGGTAAAAGTCGACAACGTTGTCGACACCGTTGGGGCTGGCGACGGGTTTGCCGTGGGGGTGATTAGCGCCCTGCTGGAAGGAAAAACGCTGCATCAGGCGGTGTCGCGCGGCAATAAAATTGGAGCACTGGCAATTCAGGTGCAGGGCGACAGCGAAGGGCTACCGACACGCGCGCAGCTTAACGAATAA
- a CDS encoding sugar phosphate isomerase/epimerase produces the protein MGRKIMVVTAAYGADQVRQAGGQRAMLPVIAAAGADGVEIRRELFSSEELLALPALGESIELLGLLACYSAPAPLFTPDGILNPDLSRYLAEATTLNALWLKVSLGHFRDKQPLEELRTLLNESGMALVVENDQTDCGQLAPMQRFKAACRVLSLPVTLTFDMGNWLWVGDSPEEAARHLAPAVSYIHVKAAVPHHQQFRAIAPDHADARWLELLNQLPSDAPRGIEFPLEGPDLAAVTRHYVNLLREE, from the coding sequence ATGGGCAGGAAAATAATGGTGGTCACCGCCGCATATGGCGCGGATCAGGTACGACAGGCGGGTGGCCAACGGGCGATGCTTCCGGTGATTGCCGCTGCAGGTGCCGACGGCGTTGAGATCCGCCGTGAGCTTTTCAGCAGCGAAGAGTTACTGGCGCTGCCCGCACTGGGCGAGTCCATTGAGCTGCTGGGTTTACTGGCCTGTTACTCCGCGCCAGCGCCCCTGTTCACGCCTGACGGGATCCTCAACCCCGACCTTTCGCGGTATCTCGCCGAAGCCACCACGCTCAATGCCTTGTGGCTGAAAGTTTCACTGGGTCATTTCCGCGATAAGCAGCCGCTTGAGGAGCTGCGTACATTGCTGAACGAAAGTGGCATGGCGCTGGTGGTCGAAAACGATCAGACCGACTGCGGCCAGCTCGCGCCAATGCAGCGCTTTAAGGCGGCCTGCCGGGTGCTGTCGTTACCCGTGACGCTGACATTTGATATGGGCAACTGGCTGTGGGTGGGCGATTCGCCGGAAGAAGCCGCCCGCCATCTGGCACCTGCCGTGAGCTATATCCATGTCAAAGCCGCCGTTCCACATCATCAGCAGTTCCGTGCCATTGCGCCGGATCACGCCGATGCTCGCTGGCTGGAATTGCTTAATCAGCTGCCATCTGACGCGCCGCGCGGGATCGAGTTCCCGCTGGAAGGGCCTGACCTGGCTGCCGTCACCCGTCATTACGTTAATCTGCTGCGCGAGGAGTAA
- a CDS encoding LacI family DNA-binding transcriptional regulator, which translates to MSKSARATISDVAKAAKTGKTSISRYLNGEKHLLSDALLARIEQAIADLDYRPSLMARGLKHGRTRLIGLIIADITNPYSVNVLSGIEAACREKGFTPLVCNTNNEVDQELHYLDLLRSYQVEGIVVNAVGMREEGLNRLQQSSLPMVLIDRKIPEFACDVVGLDNTQAATTATEHLVEQGFEAILFLSEPLGTVNTRRDRLAAFRATLARYPGVIAENAETPLHEAEQIDNILRQFHTRHRGMRKAVISANGALTLQVARSLKRIGLHWGSDIGLLGFDELEWAELAGVGITTLKQPTWQIGYAAVEQVVRRIEGISDAIHEQVFSGELIIRGSTAR; encoded by the coding sequence ATGAGCAAATCAGCACGGGCCACCATCAGCGACGTAGCAAAAGCCGCCAAAACCGGTAAAACCAGTATTTCACGCTATCTCAACGGCGAGAAACATCTGCTGTCTGATGCCCTGCTGGCCCGTATTGAGCAAGCCATTGCCGATCTGGATTATCGCCCAAGCCTGATGGCTCGCGGCCTGAAGCATGGCCGTACTCGTCTTATCGGGCTTATCATCGCCGACATCACCAACCCCTACTCCGTGAATGTGTTAAGCGGTATTGAAGCGGCCTGCCGTGAAAAAGGGTTTACCCCGCTGGTGTGTAACACCAATAACGAAGTCGACCAGGAGCTGCATTACCTCGATCTGCTGCGCAGTTACCAGGTGGAGGGAATTGTGGTGAATGCCGTGGGAATGCGTGAAGAAGGCCTCAATCGCCTGCAACAATCCTCCCTGCCAATGGTACTTATCGACAGAAAAATCCCGGAATTCGCCTGTGATGTCGTCGGCCTGGATAACACTCAGGCAGCCACCACAGCTACCGAGCATCTGGTCGAACAGGGCTTCGAGGCCATTCTGTTTCTGAGCGAACCGCTGGGCACAGTCAACACCCGCCGCGATCGGCTGGCGGCATTCCGCGCGACCCTGGCACGCTATCCCGGCGTGATTGCCGAGAATGCCGAAACACCGTTGCACGAAGCCGAACAGATCGACAACATCCTGCGCCAGTTCCACACCCGCCATCGCGGGATGCGAAAAGCCGTGATTTCCGCCAACGGCGCGCTAACGCTACAGGTTGCCCGCTCGCTCAAACGTATCGGCCTGCACTGGGGCAGCGATATTGGCCTGCTGGGGTTCGATGAGCTGGAGTGGGCTGAGCTGGCTGGCGTGGGCATTACCACACTCAAACAGCCCACGTGGCAAATCGGTTATGCCGCGGTTGAGCAGGTTGTCCGCCGTATTGAAGGCATTAGCGATGCCATTCACGAGCAGGTCTTCTCTGGCGAGCTGATTATTAGGGGCTCTACCGCCCGTTAA
- a CDS encoding OmpA family lipoprotein, whose translation MKKRVLVIAALVSGAMAVSGCTTNPYTGESEAGKAGIGAGLGSLVGAGIGALSSSKKDRGKGALIGAAAGAALGGGAGYYMDVQESKLREKMKGTGVSVTRNGDNIILNMPNNVTFDSNSSTLKPAGANTLTGVAMVLKEYNKTAVNVFGFTDNTGSLDLNTRLSQQRADAVSSSLITQGVEANRISSKGMGPANPIASNSTTEGKAQNRRVEITLSPVQ comes from the coding sequence ATGAAAAAACGCGTACTCGTAATTGCTGCTCTGGTGAGCGGCGCAATGGCTGTTTCAGGCTGCACAACAAACCCTTATACCGGTGAAAGCGAAGCAGGAAAAGCGGGCATCGGCGCAGGTCTCGGTTCGCTGGTAGGTGCGGGCATTGGCGCACTCTCCTCATCCAAGAAAGATCGCGGCAAAGGTGCGCTGATTGGCGCAGCGGCCGGTGCAGCGCTGGGTGGCGGCGCGGGTTATTACATGGATGTGCAGGAATCAAAACTGCGCGAAAAAATGAAGGGAACCGGCGTGAGCGTGACGCGTAATGGCGATAACATCATCCTGAACATGCCAAACAACGTGACCTTTGACTCCAACAGCTCCACGTTAAAACCAGCAGGTGCAAACACCCTGACCGGCGTAGCGATGGTACTGAAAGAGTACAACAAGACAGCGGTTAACGTGTTCGGCTTCACCGACAACACGGGTAGCCTGGATCTCAACACCCGCTTGTCACAGCAGCGTGCCGATGCCGTTTCCAGCTCGCTGATTACCCAGGGCGTTGAAGCTAACCGTATCAGCAGCAAAGGTATGGGCCCTGCCAATCCTATCGCCAGCAACAGCACCACTGAAGGCAAAGCGCAGAACCGTCGCGTAGAGATCACCCTGAGTCCTGTGCAGTAA
- a CDS encoding molybdopterin guanine dinucleotide-containing S/N-oxide reductase, translating to MLVETDGENVLSSRGALPSQHPNSLQTVVRDQVHSKTRVRWPMVRKGFLMSPDKPQGIRGQDEFVRVSWDDALALIHAQHKRILESYGPSSIFAGSYGWRSNGVLHKAATLLQRYMSLAGGYTGHLGDYSTGAAQAIMPYVVGGNEVYQQQTSWPLVLEHTDVVVLWSANPLNTLKIAWNATDEQGIPYFDALRKSGKRIICIDPMRSETMDFLGDSAEWIAPHMGTDVAMMLGIAHTLVENGWQDEAFLARCTTGYDKFADYLTGKTDGIAKTAEWAADICGVNSEKIRELAVLFHENTTMLMSGWGMQRQQYGEQKHWMLVTLAAMLGQIGTPGGGFGLSYHFANGGNPTRKAAVLASMQGTVHNGTDAVDKIPVARIVEALENPGGFYQHNGMDRHFPDIRFVWWAGGANFTHHQDTNRLIRAWQKPELVVISECFWTAAARHADIVLPATTSFERNDLTMTGDYSNQHMVPMMRVVAPRDEARDDLDVFADLSELWEEGGRERFTEGKTDLEWLETFYQIASQRGAAQGVTLPPFARFWEANDIFEMPESEQNAQFVRFADFRRDPQNHPLKTESGKIEIYSQRIASFNYADCPPHPAWLEPDEWHGNAQPQQLQILSAHPAHRLHSQLNYTSLREQYAVAGREPITLHKDDAQARGIADGDVVRVWNQRGQVLAGAVVSDGIRPGVICIHQGAWPDLDLTEGGICKNGAVNVLTKDLPSSKLGNGCAGNTALAWVEKYQGPELTLTAFDPPASS from the coding sequence ATGCTGGTCGAAACCGATGGCGAAAACGTCTTGTCATCCCGCGGGGCACTGCCTTCGCAACATCCGAACTCGCTTCAGACGGTCGTTCGCGATCAGGTACACAGTAAAACCCGCGTGCGCTGGCCGATGGTCCGCAAAGGGTTTTTGATGTCACCGGATAAACCGCAAGGTATCCGTGGGCAGGATGAGTTTGTGCGTGTGAGCTGGGATGACGCGCTTGCACTGATTCATGCGCAGCATAAACGTATCCTTGAGAGCTATGGTCCATCGTCCATTTTTGCAGGCTCTTATGGCTGGCGTTCGAACGGGGTACTGCACAAAGCCGCTACACTTCTCCAGCGTTATATGAGCCTGGCCGGGGGCTATACCGGGCATCTGGGCGATTATTCGACCGGTGCGGCGCAGGCCATCATGCCGTACGTGGTGGGCGGGAATGAAGTTTACCAGCAGCAGACCAGCTGGCCGCTGGTGCTGGAGCACACCGATGTGGTGGTGCTGTGGAGCGCTAACCCGCTCAATACACTAAAGATTGCGTGGAATGCCACTGACGAGCAGGGCATTCCCTACTTTGATGCGCTGCGTAAAAGCGGTAAGCGCATTATTTGCATCGATCCGATGCGCTCTGAAACCATGGATTTCCTGGGCGACAGTGCCGAATGGATTGCCCCGCACATGGGAACCGATGTGGCGATGATGCTGGGTATTGCGCACACGCTGGTGGAAAACGGCTGGCAGGATGAGGCGTTTCTGGCGCGTTGTACCACCGGTTACGACAAATTCGCAGACTACCTGACGGGCAAAACCGACGGGATCGCCAAAACGGCTGAATGGGCGGCAGATATCTGCGGTGTAAATTCAGAAAAAATCCGCGAGCTTGCGGTGTTGTTCCACGAAAATACTACCATGCTGATGTCCGGCTGGGGGATGCAGCGCCAGCAATACGGTGAGCAAAAACACTGGATGCTGGTGACACTCGCCGCAATGCTTGGCCAGATTGGTACGCCGGGTGGCGGTTTTGGGCTCTCTTATCACTTTGCGAACGGCGGAAATCCCACGCGTAAAGCTGCTGTGCTGGCGTCCATGCAGGGTACCGTTCACAACGGCACAGATGCCGTGGATAAAATCCCGGTGGCGCGCATTGTCGAGGCGCTGGAAAACCCTGGCGGGTTTTATCAGCACAACGGCATGGACCGGCACTTCCCGGATATTCGCTTTGTCTGGTGGGCGGGTGGTGCGAACTTTACCCATCATCAGGATACCAACCGTCTTATCCGCGCCTGGCAGAAACCGGAACTGGTGGTGATTTCAGAATGCTTCTGGACTGCTGCCGCCAGGCACGCAGATATCGTTCTGCCTGCCACGACCTCGTTTGAACGTAACGACCTCACCATGACCGGCGATTACAGCAATCAGCATATGGTGCCGATGATGCGTGTTGTGGCGCCGCGTGATGAAGCGCGCGACGACCTGGATGTCTTTGCCGACCTGAGTGAACTCTGGGAAGAGGGGGGGCGCGAGCGATTCACTGAGGGTAAAACCGATCTGGAATGGCTGGAAACGTTCTACCAGATAGCCAGTCAACGTGGTGCTGCGCAGGGTGTCACATTGCCACCGTTTGCCCGTTTCTGGGAAGCAAATGACATTTTCGAAATGCCGGAGAGCGAGCAGAACGCGCAATTTGTCCGTTTTGCCGATTTCCGTCGTGATCCGCAAAATCATCCGCTTAAGACCGAAAGCGGGAAAATTGAAATCTACAGCCAGCGGATCGCCAGCTTTAATTACGCCGACTGCCCGCCGCATCCTGCATGGCTTGAGCCAGACGAATGGCACGGAAATGCGCAGCCGCAGCAGCTTCAGATACTGTCTGCTCACCCGGCACACCGCTTACACAGCCAGCTTAACTATACCTCGCTGCGTGAACAGTATGCTGTAGCAGGACGCGAGCCGATCACCTTGCATAAAGATGATGCGCAGGCCCGCGGGATTGCGGATGGCGATGTGGTGCGTGTCTGGAATCAGCGCGGGCAAGTGCTGGCGGGTGCCGTGGTAAGTGACGGGATCAGACCTGGTGTTATCTGTATTCACCAGGGAGCCTGGCCAGACCTTGATCTGACCGAAGGCGGTATCTGTAAAAACGGGGCCGTCAACGTGCTGACCAAAGATCTCCCCAGCTCAAAGCTGGGGAATGGGTGCGCCGGAAACACGGCGCTGGCATGGGTCGAGAAATATCAGGGGCCCGAACTTACACTAACGGCGTTTGATCCGCCTGCCAGCTCATGA
- a CDS encoding N-acetyltransferase produces MIRKWQSENADPLLSLWLESTTEAHPFIDPGYWKENEILVRDVYLPSAETWVWEENGHPCGFISVMQTQFVGALFVAPAFIGKGIGRALLNYVQQRYPHLSLEVYQKNVRAVNFYHSQGFRIEDSAWQDDTQHPTWIMSWQADQTPLV; encoded by the coding sequence ATGATCCGCAAATGGCAAAGTGAGAATGCAGATCCGTTACTGAGCTTATGGCTTGAAAGCACCACCGAGGCACATCCGTTTATCGATCCGGGTTACTGGAAAGAGAATGAAATTCTGGTGCGTGACGTCTATCTCCCGTCGGCAGAAACCTGGGTCTGGGAAGAAAACGGGCACCCGTGCGGATTCATTAGCGTGATGCAGACGCAGTTTGTCGGCGCGCTGTTTGTCGCCCCGGCGTTCATCGGGAAAGGCATCGGGCGCGCGCTGCTGAACTATGTTCAGCAGCGCTACCCGCATCTAAGCCTGGAGGTGTATCAAAAAAACGTCCGGGCGGTGAATTTCTACCATTCCCAGGGCTTTCGCATTGAAGACAGCGCCTGGCAGGATGACACTCAACACCCGACGTGGATCATGAGCTGGCAGGCGGATCAAACGCCGTTAGTGTAA
- the tag gene encoding DNA-3-methyladenine glycosylase I → MQRCGWVSQDQLYIDYHDQEWGVPEKDGKKLFEMICLEGQQAGLSWITVLKKRENYRAAFHQFDPVKVAAMTDEDVERLVLDAGIIRHRGKIQAIIGNARAYLAMAQNGEPFSDFVWSFVDNTPKVTLAATLAEIPTSTAASDALSKALKKRGFKFVGTTICYSFMQACGLVNDHITGCICHPGGVDDPQMAK, encoded by the coding sequence ATGCAACGTTGCGGCTGGGTAAGCCAGGATCAGCTCTATATCGACTATCACGATCAGGAATGGGGTGTGCCGGAAAAAGACGGCAAAAAACTCTTTGAGATGATCTGTCTGGAAGGCCAGCAAGCCGGTCTATCCTGGATAACCGTTCTGAAGAAACGTGAGAACTACCGCGCAGCCTTCCATCAGTTTGATCCCGTAAAGGTCGCCGCCATGACCGACGAGGATGTAGAAAGGCTGGTTCTGGACGCCGGAATTATCCGTCATCGCGGCAAAATACAGGCCATCATCGGTAACGCGCGGGCCTACCTGGCCATGGCGCAAAACGGCGAGCCGTTCTCAGATTTTGTCTGGTCATTTGTGGATAACACCCCAAAAGTGACGCTGGCCGCAACGCTTGCGGAGATCCCCACTTCAACCGCCGCTTCAGATGCACTGTCTAAGGCACTGAAGAAAAGAGGGTTTAAATTTGTGGGCACCACTATCTGTTATTCCTTTATGCAGGCCTGTGGGCTGGTGAACGACCATATTACAGGCTGCATCTGTCACCCTGGGGGCGTTGATGATCCGCAAATGGCAAAGTGA
- a CDS encoding autotransporter domain-containing protein, producing MMIKKISGCRAFFGLAGVSACLFSCNTAFAWQQEYIVSDTQSNTAERYTWDADHQPRYDDILAERIKTSQNVPGLALTLPSDSTSEPPGSMSLGWNFPVTNHITTGPVVAWRYDGSAPNMYNEFGDSATTQSLTDPLWHASVSSLGWRVDTQYGDLRPWAQISYNQQFGENQWKSQFGMSQSPAPLQYGSWVDLTVGTDVLLNPHMAAYASLSQADNTPTGEDFLYTLGVSAKF from the coding sequence ATGATGATAAAAAAAATCAGTGGCTGCCGTGCTTTTTTTGGCCTGGCAGGTGTCTCAGCCTGTTTATTTTCCTGTAACACCGCGTTTGCCTGGCAACAGGAATATATCGTTTCAGATACACAAAGCAATACGGCGGAACGCTATACATGGGACGCCGATCACCAACCACGTTACGACGATATTCTCGCTGAGCGTATTAAGACGTCGCAGAATGTGCCTGGGCTCGCCCTGACTCTGCCATCTGACTCGACGTCCGAACCCCCTGGTTCTATGAGCCTGGGATGGAATTTCCCTGTCACCAACCATATCACCACCGGGCCTGTTGTGGCATGGCGTTACGATGGTTCGGCACCCAACATGTACAACGAGTTTGGTGATAGCGCCACAACGCAATCACTGACCGACCCACTCTGGCACGCAAGCGTCAGCTCGCTGGGCTGGCGAGTGGATACGCAATATGGCGATCTGCGCCCCTGGGCACAGATTAGCTATAACCAGCAGTTTGGTGAGAATCAGTGGAAATCGCAGTTTGGCATGTCTCAGTCACCTGCCCCCTTGCAGTACGGGAGTTGGGTAGATCTTACCGTTGGCACCGACGTGCTGCTTAACCCACATATGGCGGCGTATGCCTCTTTATCCCAGGCGGATAACACCCCAACCGGTGAAGACTTTTTGTATACCCTGGGTGTGAGTGCAAAATTTTAG
- a CDS encoding MFS transporter, whose amino-acid sequence MNTSTYNRTRWLTLFGTIVTQFALGSVYTWSLFNSALSDKLGAPVSQVAFSFGLLSLGLALSSSVAGKLQERFGVKRVTMTSGILLGVGFFLTAHSSNLMMLWLSAGVLVGLADGAGYLLTLSNCVKWFPERKGLISAFAIGSYGLGSLGFKFIDSHLLASVGLEKTFMIWGVIVLVMILFGATLMKDAPQQEVKSVNGVMENDFTLVQSMRKPQYWMLAVMFLTACMSGLYVIGVAKDIAQGMVKLDALTAANAVTVISIANLSGRLVLGILSDKIARIRVITIGQVVSLVGMAALLFAPLNEATFFAAIACVAFNFGGTITVFPSLVSEFFGLNNLAKNYGVIYLGFGIGSICGSLIASLFGGFYVTFCVIFALLIISLALSTTIRQPQREVFTEAHA is encoded by the coding sequence ATGAACACATCAACATACAACCGCACTCGCTGGCTGACCTTATTTGGCACCATCGTGACTCAGTTTGCGCTGGGTTCGGTCTATACCTGGAGCCTGTTTAACAGTGCACTTTCCGATAAGCTCGGCGCGCCGGTGAGCCAGGTGGCGTTTTCCTTTGGCTTATTGAGCCTCGGCCTGGCGCTTTCCTCCTCGGTGGCGGGCAAGTTGCAGGAACGTTTTGGTGTTAAGCGTGTCACCATGACCTCCGGCATTCTGTTAGGCGTAGGCTTTTTCCTGACGGCACACTCCAGCAACCTGATGATGCTGTGGCTGAGCGCCGGGGTGTTGGTGGGGCTGGCAGACGGTGCGGGTTATCTGCTGACGCTGTCAAACTGTGTGAAATGGTTCCCGGAACGCAAGGGGTTAATTTCTGCCTTTGCTATCGGCTCTTATGGCCTGGGCAGCCTCGGCTTCAAGTTTATCGATTCGCATCTGCTGGCCTCTGTGGGTCTTGAGAAAACCTTCATGATTTGGGGCGTCATCGTGCTGGTGATGATTCTGTTCGGGGCTACGCTGATGAAAGATGCGCCTCAGCAGGAAGTGAAATCCGTCAATGGGGTGATGGAAAATGACTTCACCCTGGTGCAATCCATGCGTAAACCACAGTACTGGATGCTGGCCGTCATGTTCCTGACGGCCTGTATGAGCGGTCTGTATGTGATTGGCGTGGCGAAAGATATTGCTCAGGGGATGGTGAAACTCGATGCGCTCACCGCCGCTAACGCGGTAACTGTTATCTCTATCGCTAACCTGTCCGGCCGTCTGGTGCTGGGTATTCTGTCCGATAAAATTGCCCGTATCCGCGTGATCACCATTGGTCAGGTGGTATCGCTGGTGGGAATGGCGGCGCTGCTCTTTGCGCCACTGAATGAAGCCACGTTCTTTGCAGCGATTGCCTGTGTTGCGTTCAACTTTGGCGGCACCATCACCGTATTCCCGTCACTGGTGAGTGAATTCTTTGGCCTGAATAACCTGGCGAAAAACTACGGTGTGATTTACTTAGGGTTTGGTATCGGCAGCATTTGTGGCTCGCTGATTGCCTCACTGTTTGGCGGGTTCTATGTGACCTTCTGTGTCATTTTCGCATTACTGATTATTTCGCTGGCGCTGTCGACAACGATTCGTCAGCCGCAACGCGAAGTATTTACCGAAGCACATGCGTAA